From one Triticum aestivum cultivar Chinese Spring chromosome 4B, IWGSC CS RefSeq v2.1, whole genome shotgun sequence genomic stretch:
- the LOC123090447 gene encoding uncharacterized protein yields the protein MEDDEGEDAEAGAGGGGGGVCPLWYELTREAQDRQRRRPNLVHWRFSQWRHEELSRIVDAAVEPNLVSRTNDGWSDLIERYEGINHGEYLKLFADIATLRHESDHLEASVRRQTGEDLPSGATAAELRGLEHKLECALGKVSETKVHILEEQNSFLGHMAVLFRPSMEQKERTLLLQQEGRPNEAMMLTLLERINPDHGTTFTVLRCLCSASTNKSSNMKVKKAEVYL from the exons ATGGAGGATGATGAGGGCGAggacgcggaggccggcgcgggGGGAGGCGGTGGAGGGGTGTGCCCGCTCTGGTACGAGCTCACTC GAGAAGCGCAAGATCGTCAACGGAGACGACCTAATCTGGTCCATTGGCGCTTCTCCCAGTGGCGGCATGAGGAGCTCAGCCGCATCGTGGACGCCGCCGTGGAGCCCAACCTCGTCTCGAGGACCAACGACGG TTGGAGTGACTTAATCGAGCGCTATGAGGGCATAAATCATGGTGAATATCTT AAACTGTTTGCGGATATCGCAACGTTGAGGCATGAGAGTGACCACCTGGAGGCCAGCGTGAGGAGGCAGACAGGAGAAGACCTGCCGTCTGGCGCAACCGCGGCAGAGCTCCGCGGTCTGGAGCACAAGCTAGAGTGCGCGCTGGGTAAAGTCTCTGAAACGAAG GTGCACATCCTGGAGGAGCAGAACAGCTTCCTTGGCCACATG GCGGTTTTGTTTAGGCCATCCATGGAGCAGAAAGAACGGACATTGCTACTTCAGCAAGAGGGAAG ACCCAACGAGGCCATGATGCTTACCTTGCTCGAGCGCATCAACCCCGACCATGGCACCACATTCACAGTCTTGAG ATGCCTTTGTTCAGCCTCTACAAACAAGAGCTCCAACATGAAAGTGAAGAAAGCAGAAGTATACTTGTAG